Proteins from a genomic interval of Beijerinckia indica subsp. indica ATCC 9039:
- a CDS encoding GNAT family N-acetyltransferase yields the protein MIEAVITIRAAREKDAEGIAAVHDAAWRDAYRGIIPGRELERMITRRGPVWWHSAIVRGSRLLLLEWDDTICGYTSYGRNRVPSMPYGGEIFELYIAPEFQGVGFGKRLFQVAGQDLAAHGYANFLVWALADNERGVRFYEGQGGTMVRQANERFGTETRPRIAFAFDNLPFSR from the coding sequence ATGATTGAAGCCGTCATCACCATTCGGGCCGCGCGCGAAAAGGATGCGGAAGGCATTGCCGCCGTCCATGACGCTGCTTGGCGCGACGCCTATCGTGGTATCATTCCCGGGCGCGAGCTCGAGCGGATGATCACGCGCCGAGGTCCCGTCTGGTGGCATTCAGCCATCGTCCGGGGGTCGCGGCTTCTCCTCCTCGAATGGGACGACACCATTTGCGGCTATACGAGCTATGGCCGTAATCGCGTCCCCTCCATGCCCTATGGCGGCGAAATCTTCGAGCTTTACATTGCCCCCGAATTTCAAGGCGTCGGTTTCGGCAAGAGATTGTTCCAGGTCGCTGGCCAGGATTTGGCGGCCCATGGCTATGCGAATTTTCTCGTCTGGGCGCTGGCCGACAATGAACGCGGCGTCCGTTTCTACGAGGGTCAAGGCGGCACTATGGTCCGTCAGGCCAACGAGCGTTTCGGCACGGAAACCCGGCCGCGCATCGCCTTCGCCTTCGACAATCTCCCCTTCAGCCGTTGA
- a CDS encoding nucleotidyltransferase family protein encodes MSSPLSPPSLHSDHPRTAMVFAAGLGTRMRPLTEKTPKPLIKVAGKPLIDHMLDRFAAIGLPTAIVNVHFHPEQIEAHLASRTEPHILISDERSLLLDQGGGIKRALPLLGEAPFFICNTDAFWLEGPCSNLQRLAAAWDPDRMDILLLIAATTSSQGVDWLGDFSFEPDGRLKKRQERMVAPFVYAGVGIVKPELFQAETREVFPLAPYFFAAAAQDRLFGLRLDGVWLHVGTPEAIEEAELTVARSIL; translated from the coding sequence ATGTCTTCTCCCCTATCCCCTCCTTCCTTGCACAGCGATCATCCCCGTACCGCGATGGTCTTTGCCGCAGGCCTTGGCACGAGAATGCGGCCTCTAACCGAGAAAACCCCGAAACCCTTGATCAAAGTGGCTGGCAAACCCTTGATCGATCACATGCTCGACCGTTTCGCCGCCATTGGACTGCCAACGGCCATCGTCAATGTGCATTTTCACCCCGAGCAGATCGAAGCGCATCTTGCATCGCGCACCGAACCGCACATTCTTATCTCGGACGAAAGAAGCCTCTTGCTAGACCAAGGCGGCGGCATCAAACGCGCGCTGCCTTTGCTGGGCGAAGCCCCCTTCTTCATCTGCAACACGGATGCTTTCTGGCTTGAGGGACCCTGTTCCAATCTGCAGCGCCTCGCTGCGGCCTGGGACCCGGATCGCATGGACATTCTGCTTTTGATCGCGGCGACGACGAGCAGCCAGGGGGTCGATTGGCTAGGCGATTTCTCCTTCGAGCCAGATGGACGCCTCAAAAAACGGCAGGAACGCATGGTCGCTCCCTTCGTCTATGCTGGAGTCGGCATCGTCAAACCGGAATTGTTCCAAGCCGAGACCCGCGAGGTTTTTCCGCTCGCGCCTTATTTCTTCGCCGCAGCCGCACAAGACCGCCTTTTTGGCCTCAGACTCGACGGTGTCTGGCTGCATGTCGGCACGCCAGAGGCCATTGAAGAGGCCGAATTGACCGTCGCCCGCAGTATTCTATGA